Below is a window of Dietzia timorensis DNA.
GCGGGATCGTCTTCTCGTCGAGGTCTGTCTCGTCCGGGACGAGCTCCATCACGCGCAGCGCGTCGAAACCCCACCGACCCATGACGGCGGAGCACGCTTCGGCCAAGGCGGTCCAGGCCCGCCCGAGCTGTGCCCGGTCGACGATGACGTCCTCGCCGGTATGTCCGGCGGAGCCGTGCCGCGCCCGACGCGCGATGAGCCAGTCGGTAGGGGCGGGAGCGGCGACGTCATCCAGCGAATCGAGGACGCTTGCGGCCGAGGGCCCCACAACGGTGAGTAGGGCCAGTTCGGACGCTATGCGCGGGGTCACCTCGGACCAGAACACCATCTTGTCGAGAAATTCGAACAGCGACTGCGCGCGGCCCGCCGCCGTGTCGAGGACGAGGGAATCGGCGGTGGCGTAGATGCCGAAGCTGTGCTCGACGCGGCCATTGGCATCGAGGATGAGCGAGCGCGTCGACTCGCCCTCGGCGAGTTCGGTGACGTGCTGGCTGATGAACCCCTCCAGCCACGTGAGCCGCTCCGGGCCGGTGAGGACTACGAACTCCCTGTCACTGCGGTCGACCAGCGCGGAACCGGTTTCCGCGGCGCGCTGCTCGGCGAAGGGATCGCCGAAATGTCCGGCGGTGGTGCCGTCGGGGTCGGCGACCGCCCCCGGATGGCCGAGAGAGGGGGCGATTTCGGATGGAGCGGGTGGTGTCGATGCGTCGCCGGTAGTACTCACCCTTTCGATACTACGTACCGTGGAGGGCATGACGAATTTTCCAGGCGGGCCGGGTGAGGCCCGAGACGCAGGAGAGGTGTCCTCGCCGGTGGAGGCGAACGCGAGCCGGGTCGTGTTGCACGTGGCCGGGCCCGGCCTGGCGACGCCGAAGGTCGTCGACCCCGATGCCCCGCTGCTTCTCGCGGACGATCTCGGCGCGGTGCGCGGGGACGGCTGCTTCGACTCGCTGCTGCTGCACCGCGGGCGCGCGCTCAAGCCACTGCGTCACCTCGCCCGGATCTCGCGGTCGGCGCGGATGCTCGAGATAGATCCCCCCGGCGAACAAGAGTGGACCGCGGGGATCGAGGCGGCGGAAGCCGAGTGGGTGCGCATCCATGGTGGCGATACCGTGTCCGCGCCAGACGCACTGCTCCGCCTGGTGCTCACGCGCGGCGCCGAGCACGCCGCAGGCCGCGCGGATGACGCGACGGCGTACATCACGGTCGCAGCGATCGGTACCCATGTGGCGAAGGTGCGCAGGGAGGGGATCGCGGTGCAGGTGCAACAGCGCGGTTTCTCGGTGGATCTCGCCGCGAACGCGCCGTGGCAACTGCTCGGCGCGAAGACTCTGTCATATGCGACGAACATGGCCGCGCTGCGGCATGCGGCGGCCGACGGCTTCGGCGACGTGCTCTTTCTGTCCTCGGAGGGCGAGGTGCTCGAGGGACCGCGCTCGACGATCGTCGCAGTGCGCGACGGGGCCCTACTCAGCCCGCCGCAGGAGATCGGCATTCTCGAGGGGACCACGCTCGGCGCGCTCGGCGAGGCCGCGCAGCGTCGCGGGATCCCGCTGCGCCGCGAGCATCTGCTGCTCTCGGACCTGCTCGTCGCGGATTCGGTGTGGTTCATCTCGTCGATCACACTTGCCGCGCGCGTGGTGCGTATCGACTCCCACGAGATCGGCGGCCGCGATGCGGGGATCGATGTGGGCGCGCTCGTCGCCGAGGCCGTGGGCGTGGAGAACTGGCCCGGCTAGGTCCGATCTTCGGCGAGTCGCGCGCCGAGCGCGTCGAGTACCGGCCGTAGTTTGACGAGCGTTTCGGCCCATT
It encodes the following:
- a CDS encoding aminodeoxychorismate lyase — protein: MTNFPGGPGEARDAGEVSSPVEANASRVVLHVAGPGLATPKVVDPDAPLLLADDLGAVRGDGCFDSLLLHRGRALKPLRHLARISRSARMLEIDPPGEQEWTAGIEAAEAEWVRIHGGDTVSAPDALLRLVLTRGAEHAAGRADDATAYITVAAIGTHVAKVRREGIAVQVQQRGFSVDLAANAPWQLLGAKTLSYATNMAALRHAAADGFGDVLFLSSEGEVLEGPRSTIVAVRDGALLSPPQEIGILEGTTLGALGEAAQRRGIPLRREHLLLSDLLVADSVWFISSITLAARVVRIDSHEIGGRDAGIDVGALVAEAVGVENWPG
- a CDS encoding YgfZ/GcvT domain-containing protein produces the protein MSTTGDASTPPAPSEIAPSLGHPGAVADPDGTTAGHFGDPFAEQRAAETGSALVDRSDREFVVLTGPERLTWLEGFISQHVTELAEGESTRSLILDANGRVEHSFGIYATADSLVLDTAAGRAQSLFEFLDKMVFWSEVTPRIASELALLTVVGPSAASVLDSLDDVAAPAPTDWLIARRARHGSAGHTGEDVIVDRAQLGRAWTALAEACSAVMGRWGFDALRVMELVPDETDLDEKTIPHEVPAWIGDVASGGAVHLDKGCYRGQETVSRVHNLGRAPRALVRLLLDGSEDELPGAGAEVKAGSRTVGRLGTAVHHHELGPVALALVKRNVGADVALTVSDGAASIDPDSLPDDSGPQAGRDAIKRLREG